One genomic segment of Pleurodeles waltl isolate 20211129_DDA chromosome 11, aPleWal1.hap1.20221129, whole genome shotgun sequence includes these proteins:
- the LOC138265083 gene encoding uncharacterized protein F54H12.2-like codes for MQTSIENSFFMEVSLLADLMPLAPIKFYVSGSTDMYMDLNNTLLHLICKIVKADGSNIENEAKVTTIAYPVATMFNQVDITLGDLLITQCDNMYAYRAYIESIMNYRRDALDTQLFYKDTYGHFEVTVLDGHNQGFIKRANLATGSRQFDLLGRILSDLFYQYKMLVSGINLKIKLTRNKDSFCLISRDVEQYKLVILSASLFVKRVKVSPSVRLAHAKALQLSNAKYAVERVSLKIFSKPNGTRLTQQQNVFLGQVPKLIIIEFVDNTAFSGLYTQNPFSFKHYEINYAALVHKGAVIPAKLYTASFGTSNFIREYLGLVLITGKHVRDSGVVISKEGYGVDYTLFAFDLMPDMEDEDHYNLIKIRNLIA; via the coding sequence atGCAGACTAGcatcgaaaacagttttttcatggaggtatcgcTGCTAGCCGATTTAATGCCTTTGGCGCCTATAaagttttatgtgtcagggtccacggatatgtacatGGATCTCAACAATACACTgctgcacctcatctgtaaaattgtaaaagcggATGGTTCCAACATAGAGAACGAGGCTAAAGTGACAACGATAGCTTATCCcgtagcaaccatgtttaatcaggtggacatcaccctcGGGGATCTTCTTATCACGCAGTGTGATAACATGTACGCGTATAGGGCATACATTGAGAGTATTATGAATTACAGACGTGATGCCCTGGACACTcagctcttctacaaagatacttatggccatttcgaagttacagtgttggatggtcacaatcagggttttATAAAAAGAGCAAACCTTGCCactggcagtagacagtttgatCTCCTAGGCCGCATACTTTCAGACCTTTTCTACCAATATAAAATGCTTGTCAGTGGTATCAATCTTAAAATCAAACTAACCCgcaacaaggactcattctgtctcatcagtaGGGATGTGGAACAGTATAAACTTGTTATACTGTCcgccagtttgtttgtaaagagagtgaaagtgtcaccaagtgtcagactggctcaTGCAAAGGCCCTGCAGCTATCAAACGCCAAGTACGCTGTGGAAAGAGtttctctgaagatattcagcaaacCCAACGGTACCCGATTAACCcaacagcaaaatgtatttctgggtcAAGTACCGAAACTTATTATCATAGAGTTTGTGGACAACACCGCTTTTAGTGGGCTGTATACCCAAAACCCTTTCAGTTTCAAACACTACGAGATCAACTATGCTGCACTGGTACACAAGggtgctgtgattcctgcaaagcTGTACACGGCTAGTTTTGGAACatctaattttatcagggaatatctcggCCTGGTGTTGATAACAGGAAAACATGTGAGGGACTCGGGAGTCGTCATATCAAAAGAAGGATATGGGGTAGACTACACCCTTTTCGCTTTTGATCTGATGCCTGACATGGAAGACGAGGATCACTATAATCTTATAAAAATCAGAAATCTAATAGCttaa